The Synechococcus sp. RS9916 DNA segment TGCCCAGCACCATGGCTGGCAGGGTGTTTGCCACGAAAATGCCTGTCGCCAGCAGCGTGATCACCTGGGTACGGGTGCTGATGTCGAGGCCGTAATCCGAAGCCACACCTGCGAGCACACCGCCCTGCTGCGAGGTGATCATCAGGTGCTGATCGATCAGGAAGACCATCAGCACGATGTAGAACTTGTCCGCCAGCTGGGAAAAGATCTGTCCGATCCATAGCTTGCGGAAATCATTCAGGCGCAGCACAGCTTGCAATCCGCGCCCGCCTTCGGGGTTATTGCCGGTGGGCAGGGCCGGTTCCGGGCTGGAGATGGAAGGTCCGCTCAAGATCCCAGGGGAGACCGGCTCATGATCGCTCAGCGTCTCCACCGGTGGGGAGGACCAGGGCCTCCCGCAGCATCCCTAGGGACCGCACCGGTCTGGGCAGGTGGCAGCGGATCCAGCACTCCACCACCGCCAGTAAGCGCAGCCACACCGCTTGGGGGCCCATCAGTTCGCCGTCCTGGCGCCGGGGGAGTTCAGCCCGGGGTAGACGCTGCAGGAGGGCCAGCTCCGATGGATTGAGCTGCACCGCTGCACCCGGTTGGCTGCCGATGGCGATGCCCTCATCGGCGATCAGGCTGCAGCGCCAGTCCCATTGCCCGATGGGTGGAATCAGGGGTGCGCCGCTGCGACAGCAGCTCTGCAACGGCAATCCGTAGCCACCGATAGCGAGCAGATGCACGCAGGCCTGCACGCTGCTGGCCAGGGCCAGGCTGCCGTCATCGGGGCCTCGGCTAATTGCTTCCAGCCGTTCCAGATGAATCACCACGGCGTCCAGCAGGCCGTTGAGGGGGTCATCGTCTTCCACGAGGCCCATGCACAATTCCGCTAGGGCCTGGGCACCAGCCAGGGTCTCCAGCCGTTGCCCCACGGCCCCGAAGTTGTGCTGTACGCGCAGTTGGCGGACCCGGGGCAGGCCGCGGCGACCGACAACCTGCAGTTCCAGCTGGGTGAGGGGAACAGCACCCGCCAGACTGCTTTTGGGTTTCCGGGCTCCGGGTACCGCCAGTCGGATCACGCCCACCTGGTCACTCAGCAGGGTGAGCAGACGGTCGTGTTCCCCCAGTGGCCCCACCTTCAGGGCCAGTCCCTCAAGCCGGCGATCAGCCATCTGCGCTGTGGCCGCTGCTGGTGCTGCTCATCGGCGTGCGCAGTGCCTGGATCAGCTGCGGACCACTGCTGGTGCCCAGAGCGGTGGCGCCCGCTTCGACCAGGGCGCCGCAGTGCTCAAGGGTGTGCACGCCACCCGCGGCTTTGATGCCGCAGCGCCCACGGGTGAGGCTGTGCAGGAGCTGGATCTGTTGCGCTGTCGCGGCACCACCGAACCCGTTGCTGTTCTGCACAGCTGCGGCTCCGGCATCGATGGCGGCTTCCACTGCCAGGGTCAGTTGGTCGTCGTCGAGCCGCACCATGTCGAGGATCACGGTCACCGGCAGGCCGATGGCGCAGAGCTGGGCCAGCTCCTCGGCGAAGGCATTGGCCTGGCCATCGGCCAGGGCTGGCATGGCCGGCACCACATCCAGCGCTTCCGCGCCCTGCTCGGCCGCCCACTCCGCTTGCGTGAGTTTGAGGGGGGTGGGAATCGCACCGAACGGGAAGGCGATCACCGCAGTCAGTCGCGTAGGCCCCGGGGCTCCCAGGCGCTCGCGGGCAGCCACCAATTGGCTGAGGTTGGTGCACACCTCGCCGAAGCCGCAGTGACGGGCTGTGTCGCATCCCTCCTGGAGGCGTTCGAGGCCCAGCAGCGGATCGAGCAGGGCCTGATGGATCAAGGGGGCCAGATCCGGTAGCTCCTGCCGTCGGGGCGTGCGGGTCATGGCAAAGGGAAGGTTGGCGTCAGTCTCGCGCCTGGATCACGCCGTAGCCGCCGTGGTTGCGCCGATAGATCACCTGCAGTTCTTTGCTGCTCGCATCGCGAAACAGGAAGAAGTCGTGATCGATCAGATCCAACTGGTGGCGCGCTTCCTCCACGCTCATCGGTGGCATGGGGAAATACTTGCGCCGCACGCCGGGATCGGGCAGATGGGCTTCCTTTCCGTCGAGCAGGGATCCATCCACGGCACTGTCATCCAGCACCGCCTCGGTGGTGGGGGTTGTGCTGGCGCGGTGGCCGTGGCTGTGGTGGTGATCGCTGTGGCGCTCCTTGTAGCGGCGCAGCTGGCGGCTGAGCTTGTTGGCCACCAGATCGATGCTGGCGTAAAGGTTTTCGCTGCGCTCCTGAGCGCGGATCACAGTGCCGTTGGCAAACACGGTGACTTCGGCGGTCTGTTGCGGAACCCGGGGGTTGCGGGCCACGGAGAGGTGCACATCCGCTTCTACCACCATCTCGTCGTAGTGCTGAACGGCGCGCTCAAGCTTCGATTCGGTGTACTCCCGCAGAGCCGCTGTCACTTCCAGGTTGCGACCATGGATCAGAAGCTTCATGGCATCCCTCCGGTGCCGGTTGATATCTGCAAGCTAGAGACGCCAAACCAGGCAGCCCAGCCGCCTGCGGCATTTCTTTTTGAGCCGCAGCAGTTGGTGGATTTCACCCAGGCCTGGCAGTGGCAGCAGCATTGGCAGCAGGGCATGTTGCAGGCCGACGGCTGCGCTCGCAGTGAAGCGGACATCGCCCAGTGCCCGGAGGCGGTGTGGCTGCTGCAGCATGTCGGCTGTTACACCCTTGGGCGGGGCGCTTCCGAGCAGCATCTGCTGTTTGACCTTGCGGATCCCCCTGCTCCGTTGCATCGCATTGATCGGGGTGGGGAGGTGACCCATCACATGCCTGGTCAGTTGGTGGCCTATCCGGTGCTGGATCTGCGCCGCCGCCAATGCGATTTGCATTGGTACCTGCGTCAGCTGGAGCAGGTGGTGATCGACGTGCTGGCGCAGACGGGCTTGGTGGGTGAACGGGTCGACGGGATGACCGGCGTTTGGCTTGAGGGCCGCAAGTTGGCGGCCATTGGTGTGGGGTGTCGCCGTTGGATCACCCAGCACGGCCTGGCCCTCAATGTGGATGGTGATCTGAGCGGCTTTGCTGCCGTGGTGCCCTGCGGGCTGAAGGGCAAGCCTGTGGGGCGTTTGAGCGACTGGATTCCTGGCATCACCGTCGCCGAGGTGCAGCCCTTGGTGCGGGAGGCTTTGGCCCATCGCTTCGCTCTGCATTGGCAATCTCCAGGCCCGGCACAGCAGTGGTTGGCGATTGCCGAGGACCAGAAGGGGTGATAGCCCTGGGCCATCTGCGCTCGCCTGTTGTGCCCACCGCCGCCTTCGCCAGCTGGAGCCCCACGCCCCGTGAGCAGGCGGCTTTAGCCGCCCATTGCCATGCCGACAGATGGGGACGGGTGGATCAGATGTGGCCCTGGCTCGCGGCCCAGCATCCCGAGGTGATGGCGGTGGATGCTCCCCACGCTGCCCACCCCGAGCGCTTCACCTACAAGCAACTCGACGAGCGCATCCACGCGGCGGCTGCCGGCCTCCGTGCCCTGGGCATTGCCAATGGCGATGTGGTCGGTTTGTTTGCCGAGAACAGTCCCCGCTGGTTGGTGGCGGATCAGGCGCTGATGCGTGCCGGTGCCACGAGTGCGGTGCGCGGGGCCGCAGCACCGGTGCCTGAGTTGCTCTACATCCTTGAAGACAGTGCTGCTGTGGCGCTGGTGGTGCAGAACGCCGAGCTGCTGACTCGTCTGGCACTGCCTGAGGCCGTTCGAAGTCGCTTGCGCTGTGTGATTCAGCTGGAAGGAGAAGCGGCGGAGGGGGTGATCAGTTTTGAGGCTCTGCTGGCGCAAGGGGCTGAGGTCATGCCCCCAGATCCCCTCGCCGGCCGCGGCATCGACAGTGCCGCCACCACCACGGCCACAATCCTCTACACCTCAGGCACCACGGGACAGCCCAAGGGGGTACCCCTCACGCACGCCAACCTGTTGCATCAGATCCGCAGCCTGGCCTGTGTGGCCCATCCGGCTCCAGGCTCACCGGTTTTAAGCGTGCTGCCGATCTGGCATTCCTACGAACGCAGCGCTGAGTATTACTTCTTCTCCTGCGCCTGTTCGCAGAGCTACACCACGATCAAGCAGCTCAAAAAGGATCTCCCCCGGGTGAAACCGGTGGTGATGGCCACGGTGCCGCGCCTCTGGGAAGCCGTGCAGGCCGGTTTCGAAGATGTGCTGAAAACCTTCCCGGCTTCGCGCCAACGCTTGCTTCGCAGTGCGCTTGCGAACAGCAGCGCCTACTGCCTGGCGCGGCGCCGCAGCCGGGATCTGATGGTGGAATCGCTTGGGAAGCGGCAACGGCTGAAGGCTGCGCTTGAGGCCAGCCGCCGTTGGCCAGCCCATGCCGTTGCCTCAAAGTTGATCTGGCCAAAATTGCGTCTCCAGCTCAGTGGCGGCCAGTTGCAGTTCCCCATTAATGGTGGTGGGGCGATTGCTCCCCACGTGGATGCCTTTTATGAGGCGGTGGGTATTGAGTTGCTGGTGGGCTACGGCCTGACCGAAACCAGCCCTGTGGTGAGTTGCCGCCGCCCCTGGCGCAACATCCGGGGCAGTTCCGGTCAGCCGTTGCCAGACACCGAATTCCGAATCGTCGATCCAGAGACGCGCGCTCCACTGGGCTTCCGGGAGCGGGGCGTGGTGCTGGTGCGCGGCCCGCAGGTGATGGGGGGCTATCTGGGCAAACCGGAGGCCACCGCCAAGGTGCTCGATGGTGAGGGTTGGTTTGACACCGGTGATCTGGGTCTCTTACTGCCCGATGGGTCTGTGGTCCTCACCGGTCGTGCCAAGGACACGATTGTGCTCAGCAGTGGCGAAAACATTGAGCCGGGGCCCTTGGAGGAATGCCTGGTGGCCAGCCCGCTCGTGGAGCAGGTGATGCTGGTGGGTCAAGACGAAAAACAGCTTGGGGCGCTCGTGGTGCCTCGGCTGGAGGCGATCCAGGCCTGGGCTGCAGAGCAAGGTCTGTCGTTGGCCGACGATTTGGGTGGGTCCCCTGGCGAGCCCGCGTTGCTCAAGCTGTTGCGGGGCGAGTTCAATCGCCTTCTGGCCGGTCGCCATGGGGCTCGCGCCGATGAACGTCTGGCCGGTGTGGGGCTGGTGCAGCCGTTCACGATCGACAACGGCTTGCTGACCCAGACCCTCAAGCAACGCCGCGATCGGATCACGCAGCGTGATCACAGCGTGATCGACGGCATCTACGGACGCTGAGCGTCGCTGATCGGAAACCCGCCATCGAGGCGGGTTGACCCTCGGGGCCAGGACTGAGACGCTTGGCGCTCTTTCCTGGCTCCCATGTCTGACGGCACCACCCTTTCGATCAAGCGCACAATTGCAGTGCGTGCCGTGGTGACTCCGGCCTGGAAGGAGGAAGCTGAGCGGGAGCTGAGCAACGGGGTTGCCACCACTGATCAGCAGCTGGCTCAGCTGGAGCAGGAAGGCCAGCAGGTGGTGGATGAAGTGCGCCGTCAGAGCGCCAATCCCCTTGATCCCCGTGTGCAGGAGCAGGTGGCCCAGGTGCAGCAGCAGGTGGCTGCCAAGCGTGCTGAGCTCGAGGAGCAGAAGCGCAACCTTTTGCAGCAGCAGGCCCAGGTGCGCGAGGTGGAGATGGAGCAGATCGTTGAACAGGGGCAGCTCGAAAGCTTCTGCGATATCCAGGTGGGCGACAACCTCGTCAGCAAGATGCAGGTGGCTGTTGTGGTGCGCGACGGCGTGATCGAGTCGATCGAGCAGGGCTGACCCTGCTCTGGCTCGGCCTGCCGGCCCGTAAAATCCCCCTACTCAGCCCCTCTGGAGACGGTTTTGGCGACCCACGACATCTTCATGCCTGCCCTCAGCTCCACCATGACGGAGGGGAAGATCGTCGAGTGGCTCAAGAAGCCCGGAGAGAAGGTGGGCCGGGGAGAGTCGGTGCTCGTGGTCGAGTCCGACAAGGCCGACATGGACGTTGAGTCGTTTAACGAGGGCTATCTGGCGGCTGTGTTGATGCCGGCTGGCAGCACTGCCCCTGTGGGAGAGACCATCGGTCTGATCGTGGAGACCGAGGCGGAAATCGCTGAAGCCCAGGCCAAAGCAGGCTCCGGTGGTGGTGCCGCTTCGGCTCCCGCCGCTGCTGCTCCAGCAGCTCCCGCGCCCGCGCCGGCCGCTGCTCCGGCACCTGCGGCTCCTGCCCCAGTCGCCCCTCCTGCGCCCGCGGTTGCAGCAGCACCCGCTGCACCAGCTCCAGTGGTCAACAGCGGCCGCCTGGTGGCCAGCCCCCGCGCCAAGAAATTGGCGTCTCAGATGGGCGTGAATCTGGCCAGCGTCCGCGGCAGCGGACCCAACGGCCGAATCCAGGCCGAAGACGTCGAACGGGCGGCAGGTCGTCCGGTCAGCGTGCCTCGAGTGGGTGAAGGCACCCCTGCGGCCGTCGTGGCTGGTGCTGGAGCCGCGGCCCCCAGCGCCCCTGCCGGCAACAGCTTTGGTGCCCCTGGTGACACCGTTGCCTTCAACACTCTCCAGGCTGCGGTCAACCGCAACATGGAAGCCAGCCTGGCGGTGCCCTGCTTCCGCGTGGGTTACACCATCACCACCGACAAGCTCGACGCCTTCTACAAGCAGGTGAAGCCGAAGGGCGTCACGATGACCGCTCTGCTGGCTAAGGCTGTGGCGGTGACCCTCGCCCGTCACCCCCAGGTGAATGCAGCCACCACCGCTGCTGGGATGGCTTATCCCGCTGATGTGAATGTGGCCGTGGCGGTGGCCATGGAAGATGGCGGCCTGATCACGCCGGTGTTGCGTCAAGCCGACCGCACCGATCTCTATGAGATGTCGCGTCAGTGGGCTGATCTGGTCAAGCGCTCCCGTAGCAAGCAGCTGCAGCCTGAGGAATACAGCACCGGCACCTTCACCCTTTCCAACCTGGGCATGTTCGGTGTGGATCGCTTCGACGCGATTCTTCCCCCTGGCACCGGCGCGATCCTGGCGGTGGCTGCGTCTCGCCCCACCGTTGTGGCAGGCAAAGACGGCTCCATCTCCGTGAAGCGTCAGATGCAGGTGAATCTCACGGCTGACCATCGCGTGATCTACGGCGCGGATGGTGCAGCCTTCCTCAAGGATCTGGCGGAGCTGATCGAAACCCGTCCGGAAAGCCTGGCGATCTGAGGCTGCCGAATTCCGGCGCAGCCTGCATGGTGGGGAGGCGGTGATCGCATCCCCGCCGGATGAGCTTGTATTCCGTCCTGATCGGGCGTCCTCTTCCTAAGAGCAGTGCGGGCCAGGAGCGCCTGCCCCGGTTGGAAGCGCTGCCGATTCTTTCCTCCGATGCGCTGTCGTCGGTGGCCTATGCCACGGAGGCAGCCCTTGGGGTTCTAATCCTGGCGGGCAGCCGGGCCCTGAGCCTTTCACTGCCGATCACTCTGGCGATCATCGCTTTGATCACCGTGGTGGTGTTGTCGTATCGCCAGGTCATCGCTGCCTATCCCGAAGGGGGCGGCTCCTATGTGGTAGCGCGCGACAACCTGGGCCGCAACGTGGGCCTGGTGGCGGCAGCGGCCCTGTTGATTGATTACGTGCTCACAGCGGCTGTGAGCTTGATGGCCGGTGGTCAGGCGATCAGTTCGCTGCTGCCGTCGCTGTTGCCCCATGAGGTGGCGCTGTCCTTGTTGCTGTTGGC contains these protein-coding regions:
- the hpf gene encoding ribosome hibernation-promoting factor, HPF/YfiA family, which encodes MKLLIHGRNLEVTAALREYTESKLERAVQHYDEMVVEADVHLSVARNPRVPQQTAEVTVFANGTVIRAQERSENLYASIDLVANKLSRQLRRYKERHSDHHHSHGHRASTTPTTEAVLDDSAVDGSLLDGKEAHLPDPGVRRKYFPMPPMSVEEARHQLDLIDHDFFLFRDASSKELQVIYRRNHGGYGVIQARD
- a CDS encoding AMP-binding protein, with translation MPTAAFASWSPTPREQAALAAHCHADRWGRVDQMWPWLAAQHPEVMAVDAPHAAHPERFTYKQLDERIHAAAAGLRALGIANGDVVGLFAENSPRWLVADQALMRAGATSAVRGAAAPVPELLYILEDSAAVALVVQNAELLTRLALPEAVRSRLRCVIQLEGEAAEGVISFEALLAQGAEVMPPDPLAGRGIDSAATTTATILYTSGTTGQPKGVPLTHANLLHQIRSLACVAHPAPGSPVLSVLPIWHSYERSAEYYFFSCACSQSYTTIKQLKKDLPRVKPVVMATVPRLWEAVQAGFEDVLKTFPASRQRLLRSALANSSAYCLARRRSRDLMVESLGKRQRLKAALEASRRWPAHAVASKLIWPKLRLQLSGGQLQFPINGGGAIAPHVDAFYEAVGIELLVGYGLTETSPVVSCRRPWRNIRGSSGQPLPDTEFRIVDPETRAPLGFRERGVVLVRGPQVMGGYLGKPEATAKVLDGEGWFDTGDLGLLLPDGSVVLTGRAKDTIVLSSGENIEPGPLEECLVASPLVEQVMLVGQDEKQLGALVVPRLEAIQAWAAEQGLSLADDLGGSPGEPALLKLLRGEFNRLLAGRHGARADERLAGVGLVQPFTIDNGLLTQTLKQRRDRITQRDHSVIDGIYGR
- the lipB gene encoding lipoyl(octanoyl) transferase LipB; the encoded protein is MPVDICKLETPNQAAQPPAAFLFEPQQLVDFTQAWQWQQHWQQGMLQADGCARSEADIAQCPEAVWLLQHVGCYTLGRGASEQHLLFDLADPPAPLHRIDRGGEVTHHMPGQLVAYPVLDLRRRQCDLHWYLRQLEQVVIDVLAQTGLVGERVDGMTGVWLEGRKLAAIGVGCRRWITQHGLALNVDGDLSGFAAVVPCGLKGKPVGRLSDWIPGITVAEVQPLVREALAHRFALHWQSPGPAQQWLAIAEDQKG
- a CDS encoding YlqD family protein — protein: MSDGTTLSIKRTIAVRAVVTPAWKEEAERELSNGVATTDQQLAQLEQEGQQVVDEVRRQSANPLDPRVQEQVAQVQQQVAAKRAELEEQKRNLLQQQAQVREVEMEQIVEQGQLESFCDIQVGDNLVSKMQVAVVVRDGVIESIEQG
- a CDS encoding dihydrolipoamide acetyltransferase family protein, with protein sequence MATHDIFMPALSSTMTEGKIVEWLKKPGEKVGRGESVLVVESDKADMDVESFNEGYLAAVLMPAGSTAPVGETIGLIVETEAEIAEAQAKAGSGGGAASAPAAAAPAAPAPAPAAAPAPAAPAPVAPPAPAVAAAPAAPAPVVNSGRLVASPRAKKLASQMGVNLASVRGSGPNGRIQAEDVERAAGRPVSVPRVGEGTPAAVVAGAGAAAPSAPAGNSFGAPGDTVAFNTLQAAVNRNMEASLAVPCFRVGYTITTDKLDAFYKQVKPKGVTMTALLAKAVAVTLARHPQVNAATTAAGMAYPADVNVAVAVAMEDGGLITPVLRQADRTDLYEMSRQWADLVKRSRSKQLQPEEYSTGTFTLSNLGMFGVDRFDAILPPGTGAILAVAASRPTVVAGKDGSISVKRQMQVNLTADHRVIYGADGAAFLKDLAELIETRPESLAI
- a CDS encoding DNA repair protein RecO, which codes for MADRRLEGLALKVGPLGEHDRLLTLLSDQVGVIRLAVPGARKPKSSLAGAVPLTQLELQVVGRRGLPRVRQLRVQHNFGAVGQRLETLAGAQALAELCMGLVEDDDPLNGLLDAVVIHLERLEAISRGPDDGSLALASSVQACVHLLAIGGYGLPLQSCCRSGAPLIPPIGQWDWRCSLIADEGIAIGSQPGAAVQLNPSELALLQRLPRAELPRRQDGELMGPQAVWLRLLAVVECWIRCHLPRPVRSLGMLREALVLPTGGDAERS
- the deoC gene encoding deoxyribose-phosphate aldolase, which produces MTRTPRRQELPDLAPLIHQALLDPLLGLERLQEGCDTARHCGFGEVCTNLSQLVAARERLGAPGPTRLTAVIAFPFGAIPTPLKLTQAEWAAEQGAEALDVVPAMPALADGQANAFAEELAQLCAIGLPVTVILDMVRLDDDQLTLAVEAAIDAGAAAVQNSNGFGGAATAQQIQLLHSLTRGRCGIKAAGGVHTLEHCGALVEAGATALGTSSGPQLIQALRTPMSSTSSGHSADG